The following proteins come from a genomic window of Astatotilapia calliptera chromosome 11, fAstCal1.2, whole genome shotgun sequence:
- the kif13a gene encoding kinesin-like protein KIF13A isoform X1 produces the protein MSDTKVKVAVRVRPMNRREIELNTKCVVDMEDNQTVLHPPPSNAKGENRKQPKVFAFDHCFWSMDESNVPKYAGQEVVFKCLGEGILENAFQGYNACIFAYGQTGSGKSFSMMGNGEQPGLIPRLCCSLFERVHRETNEGHSFKVEVSYMEIYNEKVRDLLDPKGSRQSLKVREHKVFGPYVDGLSQLAVTSFEDIEVLMSEGNKSRTVAATNMNEESSRSHAVFSIIVTQTLYDLQSGNSGEKVSKMSLVDLAGSERVSKTGAAGERLKEGSNINKSLTTLGCVISALADQSAGKGKAKFVPYRDSVLTWLLKDNLGGNSKTAMIATVSPAADNYEETLSTLRYADRAKRIVNHAVVNEDPNARIIRELREEVEKLKVQLSQAESMKAPELKEKLQESEKLIQEMTVTWEEKLRKTEEIATERQKQLESMGISLETSGIKVGEDKCFLVNLNADPALNELLVYYLKEHTRVGADTSQDIQLFGIGIQPEHCVLEVCPDGDVTLMPVGNARTCVNGTMIDSLVHLWHGDRILWGNNHFFRINLPKRKRRDRLKELERASPRESFVEADIETASEASSEQDYTYEFAQMEVIMKTLGNNDPMQNVVQVLEKQYLEEKRTALEEQRMMYERELESLRQQLSPEKTSQHHRSSSDRLTFSTHAPHGKLRLWTEERDELFRQSLSRLREQVVKANTLVREANFLAEEMNKLTDYQVTLQIPAANLSANRKRGAIVSEPAIQVRRKGKGTQVWTIEKLENKLVDMRDHYRDWKEGTEETYNKASSKHCDPFYEAQENHNLIGVANIFLECLFHDVKLQYAVPIISQQGEVAGRLHVELMRVSGAVPERLCSGDDSSENSSENSCYEVMDTNGEIVHMAKRLTCRVRIRDATGLPLNLSNFVFCQYMFWEHGEPTVAPPMVSPDRPSPRSPDAQFTVQFDHCKDYVVHVTDEFLEFISDGALAIEVWGHRCAGNGRSLWELDALEAKTQTLRDRWSDVSRRIELWIAIQELNEQGEYASVELQPGKDISTGGVFQLRQGHSRRLQVSVKPVQNSGTLPLLVEAVLSVSIGCVSARSTKLQRPLDSYQREVEDDMDSYQEEDLNCVRERWSDALIKRREYLDEQIKKIINKQEKSEEDIEREARLVEQWVGLTEERNAVLVPAPGSGIPGAPADWTPPAGMEAHIPVLFLDLNADNLTVNEQLTGPHAAGVNSILPKEHGSQFFYLPIIRHSDEEVSAVCSWDSSIHDSVHLNRVTSPNERIYLIIKATVQLSHPASMELVLRKRIAVNIYNKQSFTQSLKRRMSLKNMLYSCSVTYEIVSNIPKASEEPEERETLALMAARGDSEETQDGETYIEKYTRGVLEVENILSLERLRQAVTVKESLAAKGRHLRRSISTPNVQQSLCSKTDLTGCEDEDCKDHCDRVDSTNCNPQDGSLCTTPIKKESSGLVPDSSTFFIASPFKVLSPQPPKFLKSLLPVKEENKAKKVLEARPLLGHESMRSCVDSPALLPPPCPWRRPRAGSEGHCKPSTSTSTPTSIPTSRQLSHTLPHTADSEDEETDVRMALSLNRGSQDQSTLQPYIPEDFANFEIYNATLESQEGFRSDLKGSRCGGGSSEREVSRSPTNSSCTSGYFSHSASNATLSDMPFSASESSDHISCTSRDSHDPLGCPVGRGGTRTKSVSAGSDAQPRPLSADGVQDLLIHSASSPISIPNCTDKPQSFPSPNNCVLSTSQEFTDFKGADDSVGVADLEHFTQGWGEEGLEVCTNEQKKTVDVETRDTDNQLTSDVSGILKTSLPEKTICKYPNYENAVSVGVSCPNTTVFCTSVRAPVSASPAQINLAASVPPPQSPSLLTSLPTATSSAPALRAGGEPPIQEPAQGDLPHGSPCPSPNPSSAEPSGDSSGDESTPVAQLPDWMAPGEQVWVGKRRGTVHYVGGVEFAKGIWIGVKLDMAVGKHNGTVQGRVYFRCPQGHGVFVKPSRLTRGPPSMDTEPQTLIR, from the exons GAAACAACCTAAG GTGTTCGCATTTGACCACTGTTTCTGGTCCATGGATGAGTCCAACGTTCCCAAATATGCCG GTCAAGAGGTGGTGTTCAAGTGCCTTGGAGAGGGGATACTTGAAAATGCATTCCAGGGATATAACGCCTGCATATTTGCTTACGGACAAACAG GCTCAGGCAAGTCCTTTTCCATGATGGGCAATGGAGAGCAGCCAGGCTTAATTCCTCGACTCTGCTGCTCGTTGTTTGAGAGGGTCCACAGGGAGACAAACGAAGGCCATTCTTTTAAGGTGGAAGTTTCCTACATGGAGATCTACAATGAGAAAGTCCGTGACCTTCTGGATCCCAAAGG GAGCCGACAGTCCCTGAAAGTTCGGGAACACAAAGTCTTTGGTCCGTATGTGGACGGTCTGTCTCAGCTGGCTGTGACCAGCTTTGAG gacaTTGaggtgttgatgtcagaggGGAACAAATCTCGCACAGTTGCAGCCACCAACATGAATGAGGAGAGCAGCCGATCACACGCCGTCTTCAGTATCATTGTCACGCAAACGCTCTATGATCTACAGTCTGGA AATTCAGGGGAGAAAGTGAGCAAAATGAGTCTGGTTGACCTGGCAGGAAGTGAACGTGTGTCGAAGACTGGAGCTGCTGGGGAGAGACTCAAAGAAGGAAGCAATATAAACAA gtCTCTCACCACATTAGGATGTGTGATTTCTGCTTTGGCTGATCAGTCTGCAGGAAAGGGGAAGGCCAAGTTTGTGCCTTACAGAGACTCAGTGCTCACCTGGCTACTGAAG gaCAACCTTGGCGGAAACAGCAAGACCGCCATGATAGCAACGGTGAGTCCAGCTGCTGATAATTATGAGGAGACTTTGTCCACTCTACGTTACGCCGACAGGGCCAAGAGAATCGTCAACCATGCCGTTGTGAATGAAGACCCCAACGCTCGGATCATCAGAGAGCTCAGGGAAGAGGTGGAGAAGCTGAAAGTTCAGCTCTCTCAGGCCGAG TCCATGAAGGCTCCTGAGCTGAAGGAGAAACTGCAGGAGTCTGAGAAACTCATCCAAGAGATGACAGTCACCTGGGAGGAGAAGCTAAGAAAGACAGAGGAGATTGCCACT GAGCGTCAGAAGCAGTTGGAAAGCATGGGCATCTCCTTGGAAACGTCTGGGATTAAAGTGGGTGAAgacaagtgtttcctggtcaaTCTGAATGCTGATCCTGCCCTAAATGAGCTGCTGGTCTACTACCTGAAG GAGCACACGCGTGTGGGTGCAGACACATCTCAGGACATCCAGCTCTTTGGGATCGGGATACAACCAGAGCACTGCGTCCTGGAGGTGTGCCCAGATGGTGATGTCACCCTGATGCCAGTAGGGAATGCCAG gacctgtgtGAATGGAACTATGATTGATTCATTAGTACACTTGTGGCATGGAGACCGTATCTTATGGGGAAATAATCACTTCTTCAG GATCAATCTGCCTAAACGAAAGCGGCGGGACCGTTTGAAGGAGCTGGAGAGAGCATCTCCCAGAGAGAGCTTTGTCGAGGCAGACATCGAGACAGCCAGCGAGGCCTCTTCTGAGCAAGACTACACTTATGAGTTTGCCCAGATGGAGGTCATAATGAAGACTCTTGGAAACAATG ACCCCATGCAGAATGTGGTCCAGGTGTTGGAGAAGCAGTATCTGGAGGAGAAGCGTACGGCCCTGGAGGAGCAAAGGATGATGTACGAAAGAGAGCTGGAGTCGCTGCGGCAACAGCTGTCTCCAGAGAAAACCTCACAGCATCACCGCAGCAGCAGCGACCGCCTCACGTTCTCAACGCACGCACCGCACGGCAAGCTGCGACTGTGGACGGAGGAGCG GGATGAGCTTTTTCGCCAGAGCCTTTCCCGACTCAGAGAGCAGGTTGTCAAAGCCAACACTTTGGTGCGAGAAGCCAACTTTTTGGCAGAGGAGATGAACAAACTCACCGATTATCAGGTCACCCTTCAGATTCCTGCAGCCAACCTCAGCGCCAACCGTAAG CGTGGCGCTATCGTGAGCGAGCCAGCCATTCAGGTGCGGAGGAAAGGGAAGGGGACCCAGGTTTGGACCATTGAAAAGCTGGAGAACAAACTTGTAGACATGAGAGACCACTACAGAGACTGGAAAGAGGGCACAGAGGAAACG TATAACAAAGCAAGCAGTAAGCACTGTGATCCTTTCTACGAGGCGCAAGAGAACCACAACCTGATTGGGGTGGCCAACATTTTTCTCGAGTGCCTTTTCCATGATGTCAAGCTGCAGTACGCTGTCCCCATCATCAGCCAGCAGGGAGAG GTAGCAGGCAGGCTGCACGTTGAGCTGATGCGAGTGAGTGGAGCTGTACCAGAGCGCCTGTGTAGTGGGGACGACTCTTCGGAGAACTCCAGTGAAAATAGTTGCTACGAGGTCATGGACACCAACGGAGAGATCGTCCACATGGCCAAAAGGCTCACCTGCAGG GTGCGGATCAGGGATGCCACAGGACTGCCGCTCAACCTGTCCAACTTTGTCTTCTGTCAGTACATGTTCTGGGAGCATGGTGAGCCCACTGTGGCTCCTCCCATGGTCAGCCCAGATAGACCATCCCCTCGAAGCCCAGATGCTCAGTTCACGGTCCAGTTTGATCACTGCAAG GACTACGTTGTGCACGTGACAGATGAGTTTTTAGAGTTTATATCAGATGGAGCGCTGGCCATAGAAGTGTGGGGTCATCGCTGTGCTGGGAATGGTCGTTCTCTCTGGGAGTTGGATGCACTGGAAGCCAAGACCCAGACGCTCCGGGACAG GTGGAGCGACGTGTCTCGCCGGATCGAGCTGTGGATCGCCATCCAAGAGCTTAATGAGCAGGGAGAGTATGCATCTGTGGAGCTGCAACCTGGGAAAGACATCAGCACAGGAGGAGTCTTCCAACTCCGACAG GGTCACTCCAGGAGACTGCAGGTGTCCGTGAAACCGGTCCAGAACTCAGGCACTCTGCCCTTGCTGGTGGAGGCtgttctgtctgtctctatTGGGTGTGTGTCGGCTCGCTCCACCAAACTACAGAGACCGCTCGACAGCTACCAG AGAGAGGTGGAAGACGATATGGATAGTTATCAG GAAGAGGATCTCAACTGTGTTAGAGAGCGCTGGTCAGATGCACTAATCAAACGCCGGGAGTATCTTGACGAACAAATCAAGAAAATCATCAACAAACAGG AGAAGTCAGAGGAGGACATTGAGCGTGAAGCTCGGCTGGTGGAGCAGTGGGTCGGGCTGACTGAAGAGAGAAATGCAGTGCTGGTACCTGCACCTGGTAGTGGCATCCCGGGAGCTCCTGCAGACTg GACTCCACCTGCAGGAATGGAAGCTCACATTCCTGTACTCTTCCTGGATTTAAATG CGGATAATCTGACAGTGAACGAGCAGCTGACCGGCCCACATGCTGCAGGCGTTAACTCTATACTGCCCAAAGAGCACGGCAGCCAGTTCTTCTATCTACCTATCATTAGGCACAGTGATGAGGAG GTGTCAGCAGTGTGCTCCTGGGATTCATCCATTCATGATTCTGTTCACCTCAACCGGGTCACGTCGCCAAATGAACGCATCTACCTGATCATTAAAGCCACGGTGCAGCTCAGCCACCCTGCCTCCATGGAGCTGGTGCTCCGCAAGAGGATTGCTGTCAACATCTACAACAAACAG agtTTCACTCAGAGCCTCAAGAGAAGAATGTCGCTAAAGAACATGCTTTACTCCTGCAGTGTGACTTATGAGATAGTTTCCAACATACCAAAG gctTCGGAGGAGCCAGAGGAGAGGGAAACCTTGGCTCTCATGGCTGCTCGTGGGGACAGCGAGGAGACTCAGGATGGAGAAACTTACATAGAAAAATACACCCGGGGAGTTCTGGAGGTGGAGAACATCCTTAGCCTGGAGAGGCTACGACAG GCTGTGACAGTGAAGGAATCACTCGCTGCCAAGGGGAGACACTTAAGGAGGAGTATCAGCACACCAAATGTACAGCAA TCTTTATGTAGTAAAACAGACCTGACTGGTTGTGAAGATGAAGACTGTAAG GATCACTGTGACCGTGTGGACAGCACCAACTGTAATCCACAGGACGGCTCCCTTTGTACCACACCCATTAAAAAGGAGAGTTCAG GGTTGGTTCCAGACAGTTCGACCTTTTTTATTGCCAGCCCCTTTAAAGTCCTCTCCCCACAACCTCCTAAATTCCTCAAGTCTCTTCTTCCTGTCAAAGAGGAAAACAAGGCCAAGAAAGTTCTTGAGGCCCGGCCGCTGCTGGGACACGAG AGCATGCGCTCATGTGTGGACAGCCCTGCACTGCTCCCCCCTCCCTGCCCCTGGCGCCGACCCAGGGCAGGCAGCGAGGGCCACTGCAAGccttccacctccacctccacccccaCCTCCATTCCCACCAGCAGACAGCTCAGCCACACACTGCCACACACTGCT GACTCTGAAGACGAGGAGACGGATGTGCGCATGGCTCTAAGTCTAAATCGTGGCTCTCAGGACCAAAGCACCTTACAGCCTTACATCCCAGAGGACTTTGCAAACTTTGAGATCTACAACGCCACTCTGGAGAGCCAGGAGGGGTTTCGCTCTGACTTGAAGGGGAGCCGTTGTGGAGGTGGGAGCAGCGAGAGAGAGGTGTCGCGAAGCCCCACGAACAGCAGTTGCACTAGTGGTTACTTTTCACACAGTGCCTCCAATGCCACGCTGTCTGACATGCCTTTCAGTGCCAGTGAGAGCTCTGACCATATCAGCTGCACCTCCAGAGATTCCCATGACCCTCTTGGCTGCCCTGTTGGAAGAGGCGGCACCCGAACCAAAAGTGTTTCTGCGGGGAGTGATGCTCAGCCACGACCTCTTTCGGCAGATGGGGTTCAGGACCTGCTCATCCATTCAGCCTCCTCACCTATCAGTATTCCTAATTGCACTGATAAGCCACAGTCATTCCCTTCACCAAACAACTGTGTACTCAGTACCAGCCAGGAGTTTACTGACTTTAAAGGGGCTGATGACAGTGTTGGTGTAGCTGATTTGGAACATTTTACACAGGGATGGGGGGAGGAGGGGTTGGAGGTTTGTACAAACGAGCAGAAGAAAACAGTCGATGTAGAAACACGTGACACTGACAATCAGCTCACCTCTGATGTCTCTGGTATTCTTAAGACATCTCTTCCCGAAAAGACAATATGCAAATATCCTAATTATGAAAACGCCGTTAGTGTAGGTGTGTCCTGCCCTAACACAACAGTGTTTTGCACTTCAGTCAGAGCCCCAGTCTCCGCCTCTCCAGCCCAAATAAATCTTGCTGCATCGGTCCCACCTCCACAATCGCCATCTCTACTCACATCGTTACCTACAGCCACGTCTTCAGCTCCAGCTCTGCGAGCAGGAGGAGAACCTCCCATTCAGGAGCCAGCCCAAGGGGATCTGCCCCATGGAAGTCCCTGTCCCAGTCCAAATCCCAGCAGCGCCGAGCCCTCTGGAGACTCCAGTGGGGATGAGAGCACTCCTGTTGCTCAGCTTCCTGACTGGATGGCACCTGGTGAGCAGGTGTGGGTGGGGAAGAGGAGAGGAACGGTCCACTATGTGGGAGGGGTGGAGTTTGCCAAGGGGATCTGGATTGGTGTGAAGCTGGACATGGCAGTGG GTAAGCACAATGGGACAGTCCAGGGCAGGGTGTACTTCCGCTGTCCCCAAGGCCACGGCGTGTTTGTGAAGCCATCTCGTCTCACCAGAGGACCACCCTCCATGGACACTGAACCGCAGACTCTGATCAGATAG